GACTTCCGCCTCCTTTGGGATGGCGTTCACCGCCTCCCCTCCCTTGAGGCCGCTGGCGTTCAGGCTAGCCTCGAGGCCCGCCACCAAGGGAGGAAGCCCCGCCAAGGCCTCCGCCAGGGCGAAGACGGGGTTGGGGCTCCCCCGGTCCCCCCAGGCGTGCCCCCCGGGGCCCACCAACCGGACCCTTAGGCGCACCGAGCCCAGGGCCTGGTCCACCACCCCGGGCAGGTAGCCGTCCACCGCCACCACCACCTCCGGCCTCAAGGCCGCCACCAAGGCCCGGGCCCCCTTGAGGTTGCCTAGACCCTCCTCCCCCACGGTGAAGCCCCGCACCACCCCAGGGAGGGGGGGAAGGGAGAGGAGGACCGCCACCCCCGCGGAGTTGTCCCCCACCCCGGGCCCATAGAGCCGCTCCCCCACCCGCCTGGGCGGGACGGGGGGCAAAACGGTGTCCAGGTGGGCGAGGAGAAGGATCCCCCCCTCCCCCGCCCACACATTTCCCAGGCCATCCCGCTGCGCCCCGGGAAGGTGGCGGGCCACATACTCCCCCCGCGCCGCCTCCCCCGCCAAGGGGGCTAGCTCCAGGAGGTGGCGCACCGGGTCCACTACTCTTCCGGCTCGGGCTGGGCCAGCCCCTCGCGGATGGCGTAGAGGGCCGCCTGGGTGCGGTTATTCAGGTGGAGCTTTTGGAAGATCTCGGAAAGGCGGTTGCGCACCGTCTTCTCGGAAAGGCCCAGCTCAGCGGCGATCTCCAGGTTGGTGTAGCCCTGGGCCACCAGCTTGAGGATCTGCACCTCCCGCTCGGAAAGCTCGGCGTGCAAGGGAGCCTGCGCCTCCTTCTTGGCCCGGAAGTCCTGGATGATGCGCCCCGCCAGCTCTGCATCCAAAAGCACCTCCCCGGCGTGCACCCGGCGGATGGCCCCGATGAGCTCCTGCGCGTCCGTGTCCTTCAGGAGGTACCCCCGAGCCCCCGCCTTCACCGCCTCAAACACGTAGGCATCTTGGCGGTACATGGTGAGCATGATGACCTTGGCCTCGGGCCACTCCTTGAGGATGGCCTGGGTGGCCTGCACCCCGTCCAACCCCGGCATCTGGATGTCCATCAGGATCACGTCGGGCTTGGCCTCGAGGGCGTGCCGCAGGGCCTCCCAGCCGTCCTTGGCCTCCCCCACCACCCGAAAATCCCCTTCCGCTTCCAAGAGGCTCTTTAGCCCTTGGCGGAAAAGGGCATGGTCGTCTGCCAAAAGCACCCGGATCACCCCTCCATCTTAGCGCTCCTTGGCCATCTGGTATGGTAAAAGGATGCGGGTGCGCGTGGAAAAACTCGTCCCGGGAGGCTTTGGCCTCGCCCGCACGGAGGAAGGGGCCGTCCTGGTCAAGGGGGCCCTGCCGGGGGAGGTGGTGCAGGGAAGGCCGGTGCGGCGCAAGGGGGCCCTTTTTCTGGAAGATGTGGAACTCCTGGAACCCCACCCCGAGCGCTACCCTCACCCCCTCCCCCCCTCCGCCGACCTGCCCTTGGCCTACGAGGCCCAGCTCCCCCTCAAGCAAGCCCTGGTGCAAGACGCCCTGGAGCGCATCGCCAAACTCCAAGCCCCCCTCCTTCCCATCCACCCCTCCCCAAGGGCCCTCGGTTACCGCACCGCCGCCCAGTACGCCCGCCACCCCTTGGGGGGCTTGGCCTACCGCCTGCCCGAAAGCCACGCCCTTTATCCCCTGGAGGAAGACCCCCTGGTGGCCGAGCCCCTGGCCTGGGCCTTCCAGCTCCTTCGCACCTGGCCCCTGCCCGTGGAGGAGGTGGTCCTCAGGGGAAGCCTTTTGGAGGGGAAGGTGCTCCTTGGGCTCATCGGGGGAAGCCTCGAGGCCCTAAAGCGCCCGGCCAAGGCCCTGGTGAAGGAGGGCTTTGCCGGGGTGGTCTTCGGGGAACCTTCCCCCAAGGGGCGCTTCCGCGGCCGGGTCACGCCCCTCCACGGGGAAAGAACGCTTCTGGAGCGCTTCGGCCCCCTCACCGCCACGGTGAGCGTGGAAAGCTTCAGCCAGGTGAACCCCTTGGCGGCGGGGGACCTCTTGGCCGAGGCGGGGGGGCTTGTCCAGGGGGGGAAGCGGGCCTTGGAGCTTTACGCCGGAAGCGGCCTCCTCTCCCTCCTCCTCGCCCCCCGCTACGGGGAGGTGGTGGCAGTAGAGGTGAGCAAGGAGGCGGTGCGGCGGGGCGAGGCGGACCGGAAGCGGCTTGGGGTGGAAAACCTCCGCTTCCACCGGGGGGACGTGCGGGAGGCCACCCGGTTTGGCCGCTTTGACCTGGTGGTGGTGGACCCACCCCGCGCCGGGCTCACCCCGGAGGTGCGGGCCTACCTTTTGGAAAGCCGGCCTAGGGAGATCCTCTACCTCGCCTGCGACCCCGCCACCTGGGCCCGGGACGTGGGCGCATTGGCGCAAGGGGGGTACCGCCTGGCCTTCGTGCGGCCCTATGACTTCTTCCCCTTCACCCACCACGTGGAGGTCCTCTCCCTGCTCCAGCTAGGGTAGGGGCAGCCCCTGAAAAAAGGGAGCGGGGTCCACGGGCACCCCCTGAAGGCGCACCTCGAGGTGAAGGTGGGGCCCGGTGGAAAGCCCCGTGCTCCCCAAAAGCCCCAACACCTGCCCCGCCCGCACCCTTTCCCCCTCCCGCACCCTCCGCTCCGCCAGGTGCCAGTACCCGGTGCAAAGCCCCATCCCGTGGGCCAGGACCACGGCCTCGCCCCGCACGCCAAGCCTTTGGGAAAGGACCACCACCCCTTCCGCCACCGCCCGCACCGGGGTGCCCAAAGGAGCGACCAGGTCCAGGCCCTCGTGGTAGGAGGTAAAGAGGTCCCCGTAGCGCCGCCGGGTGCCGAAGGGGCTCGTGACCCTGGCCCCTGCCATGGGGAAGAGAAACGCCCCGGCCAAGAGGGGCCCTTCCCTGGGGCAGGCGGCCACCACCCGCTTTCGCTCCGCCTTTGCCTCCGGGTCCTGAAGGAGAGCCTTTAGGCCCGGGCTCAAGGCCAGGGTTTCCTGGCCGTATTCCCCCGGGAGGACCGCCAGGGTCAAAAGGGCTTCCTCCCCCTCCAAACGAAGGCGCAAGGGGTACTTCCCCGGCGCCGCCAAGGCCCCCACCGCCAGGAGGCCCCAAAGCCCACGGGGGCCGGGCACGAGGGGGTAGCGCACCCCCAGGAACTCCGCCTCCCCCCTGGCGTAGCCTTTCACCCGAAGGCCGAAGGCCCGCCCCTGCACCGGGGGCCAAAAGAAGGCCCTGCCCCGGGGAAGGAAAGCCTCCTGCCCCCCCACCCAGAGCACCTGGCCTACCCGGATGCGGTTGGGGTCCTTTAGGCCGTTGAGGCGGGTCAGGGCTTCCACCGTGGTGCCGTAGCGCCTGGCGATCCCGTAAAGGGTTTCCCCCGGGGCCACGGTGTGGGTCTGGGCCCAGGCAACCAGGAACAAGAAGGCCAAAGGGAGGAAGCGGAGCATGGCCTTATGCTAATAGGGAGCCCTATGGTCCTGATCCTAAACGGCCCCAACCTGAACCTTTTGGGAATGCGGGAGCCCGAGATCTACGGCCGCACCACCTTGGAGGAGCTGGAGGCGCTTTGCGAGGCCTGGGGAGCGGAGCTCGGCCTCGGGGTGGCTTTCCGCCAGAGCAACTACGAAGGCCAGCTCATCGATTGGGTGCAACAGGCCCACCGGGAAGGGTTTTTGGCCATCGTCCTAAACCCCGGGGCCCTCACCCACTACTCCTACGCCCTCCTAGACGCCCTTCGGGCCCAACCCCTTCCCGTGGTGGAGGTGCACCTGACCAACCTCCACGCTCGGGAGCCCTTTCGCCAGCACTCCGTGACCGCCGGGGCCTGCCGGGGGATCATCTCCGGCTTCGGCCCCCTCTCCTACAAGCTCGCCCTCACCTATTTGGCCGAGGTCCTGGAGGTGGGCTAGAGAAGCCCGGCCAGGCGGTAGCCCCCGTAGACCAAGGCAAACCCCAGGAAAAGGTTCAAGCCCACGTAGGCCAGAGCCTGCCCCACCTCGCCCTCCTGGAGGAGGGCCAGGGTTTCGTAGCTGAAGGTGGAGAAGGTGGTGAATCCGCCCAGCACCCCCACCGCCAGGAAAAGCCGGGCCTCGGGGGAAATGGCCCCCTCCAGGGAAAGCCGGATCACCGCCCCGATGAGGAAGCTTCCCAGGGCGTTCACGAAGAGGGTGCTGTAGGGGAAGCCCGGGCCCAAAAGCCCCTGGACGTAGGCCCCCAGACCGTAGCGCAAGGCCGAGCCCAAGGCCCCGCCCAAGGCCACCAGAAGGTAGCGCTCCACGCCAAAAGTATATTGGGATCATGCAGGCCAAGACCTTTTCCCCTATCCTCACCGCCCAAGGGGTGCGGCTCGCCATCGCCGTGGGCCGCTTCAACGAGCGGGTGACCAAGCTCCTTTTGGAAGGGGCCCTCGAGGCCTACGCCCGGCTCGGGGGCGACCCGGCCCAGGTCCTGGTGGCCTGGGTACCCGGCTCCTTTGAGCTTCCCCTGGTAGCCAAGCGCCTGGCCCAGCGCCCCGACGTGGACGCCGTGGTGGCCCTAGGAGCGGTGATCCGGGGGGAAACCCCCCACTTCGAGTACGTGGCCGCCCAGGCGGCAAGCGGCCTCATGCAGGCCATGCTGCAGACGGAAAAGCCCATCGTCTTCGGCGTCCTCACCACCAACACCCCGGAGGAGGCCCAAGAGCGCGCCGGGGGCAAGGCGGGAAACAAGGGGGCCGAGGCGGTCTTCACCGCCATCGAGATGGCGCGACTCTTAGAGGCTATTTCCCGGTAAGAAGGGCCCGGGCGTAACGGAGGTGGAGGTAGAGGAAGCACCCCAGGCAAAAGCCGAAGGCCAGGTTGACGAAGGCCAAAAGGGCCACCACAAGGGCCAAGGCGTAGCCCACCCCCTTCAGGCCCAAAAGGAGGGAGAGGGAGGCCAGGCCCAAGAAGACCGCCCCCAGGGTGCGGGCGAAGCGGTGGGGCCTAGGGTCCTCCTCCACAAGCTTGGGGGGTACCCGAAGGAGGCGCTTCAGGGCCACCATAAGGTCGTAGGGGGTGTGCTGGCTTGCCATGAGGAGGAAGAGGGCGTACACCAGCCAGGGCCAGTCCCCCAGGGCCGCCAGGGGCAACAAGAGGACCAAAAGGGCCTGGTTGAAGCGGAGCTGGTTCCGGTCCGTCTTCATGGGTCCCAATATACACCTGAGCCCGTGAAGCTTAGGGGTAAAAGGCACACTCCCCGTGGCAGAATGGTCCCGTGGTTCCCCTCCTCACCACCCCTCTTCCCACCCCGCACGGCTTCACCACCCGGCTCGGCGGGGTTTCCCAAGGCCCCTTCGCCCAGCTCAACCTCTCCCCTGCCACCGGGGACGACCCAAAGAGAGTGGCGGAGAACCAGCGCCGCGTGCTCGCCGCCTTCGGCCATCCGCCCGTGGCCGCCCTCAAGCAGGTCCACGGCACGGCGGTCCACCTTGTGGCAGGCCCGGGCGTGTGGGAGGGGGACGGCCTCCTCACCACCACCCCAGGCCTCCTCCTCCGGGTGGGGGTGGCGGACTGCTACCCCCTCCTCCTCTACCACCCCGAGGGGGCGGTGGCGGCCCTCCACGCCGGCTGGCGGGGGGTGGTGGGGGGGATCCTGCCCAAGGCCCTCGCCCTCTTAGCCGATCTCGGTCTAGACCCCAGGGAAGCCCACCTGGCCCTGGGCCCCGGTATCGGGGGGTGCTGCTACCAGGTGGGGGAAGAGGTGGCGGAGGCCTTCCTAGAGGCGGGGCTTCCCACCTTCCGCAAGGACGAAAGCACTCCGGGTAAGTACCTCCTGGACTTGGAAAAGGCCATCCTCCTCCAAGCGCAAAGGGGCGGGATTTCCGAGAAGCGCATCTACCGCGTGGGGCTTTGCACCTTCTGCTCCCCGGCCCTTTTCTCCCACCGCCGCGACCGCGGGCATACGGGAAGGATGTGGGGCCTGGTGATGCTTTCCCGTTAAGGCGGCGTTCACCCCGGGCGTGGCACAATGAGACCATGCTTTTCCCCCGGGAGGTCCTCCCTTCCCTTCTCCACCTCACCCCCGCCTGGCTAGAGAAGCGGGGGCTTAAGGGGGTGATCCTAGACCTGGATAACACCCTTTTACCCTACGGGGAGGAGGAGCTTCCCCCGGAGCTCGAGAGGTGGCTTGCCGCTTTAAGGGTGGCGGTGCCCATCTACCTCCTCTCCAACGCCCTGCCCGAGCGCTTCGCCCGCATCCAACGTCGGCTTGGCCTTCCCGGCCACGCCGCCGCCCTGAAGCCCTGGCTCGGCTTCCGTAAGGCCCTAAGGGCGTTAGGCCTTCCCGCCCGGGAGGTGGCGGTGGTGGGGGACCAGGTCTTCACCGACGTGCTGGGGGGGAACCTGGTGGGGGCCTACACCGTGCTGGTGCCCCCCTTGCGGGAAAAGGATTTCTTTTACACGCGTTTCATACGGATGTTGGAAACTCCATTTAGGAGACCCTGGGGAGGGAACCCATGAGCGTGCTGACCATCGGTGACAAGCGGCTTGGGGCCATCCTTTTGGACGCTGGGCTTCTCACGGACGAGGAGCTCCAGCTCGCCCTGGAGAAGCACCGGGAGGTGGGGGGAAGCCTGGCGGAGGTCATCGTGGAGTCGGGCCTACTTTCGGAAAGGCGCATCGCCCAGGCCATAGAGGACCACTTCGGCATCCCCTTGGTGGAACTCCATGAGTTGGAAATCCCCCCAAAGGTGAAGGCCCTCCTCCCGGCGGAAAAGGCCAAGGAGCTAGGAGCCATACCCTTCGCCCTGGATGAGGAGGCGGGGGTGGTGCGGGTAGCCTTCGTGAACCCCTTGGACACCTTGGCCTTGGAGGAGGTGGAAGACCTCACCGGCCTGGTAGTGGAACCCTACCAAACCACCAAGAGCGCCTTTCAGTACGCCCTGGCCAAGAACTACCCTGAGCTGGATCTCCCCCTCCCTCCCCCGCCCTCGGGCCCGAGCCAAGGGGAGTTGCGTCTAGGGGAAATCCTGATGCAAAAAGGCCTCATTGACCGGGAAACCCTGGAAGAGGCTCTAGTGGAGCAGGAAAAGACCGGAGACCTCCTGGGCCGGATCCTGGTGCAAAAAGGGCTCCCCGAGGAAGACCTATACCGGGCGCTCGCCGAGCAAAAGGGCTTAGAACTCCTACCCTCCACCGAAGGGCTAACCCCCGACCCCGCCGCCACCGCCCTCCTCCTCCGCTCCGATGCCCTGCGCTTTAGCGCCGTCCCCGTGAGCCTCCGCGAGGGCAAGGTGGAGGTGATCCTGGCCGACCCCCGGCATAAGGAAGCGGTGGAGGAGCTTCTGGGCCGCCCCGCCCGCTTCTACCTCACCCTGCCCAAGGCTTGGGAAGCGCTTTTCCACAGGGCCTACCCGGAAAAAGGGCGGTTGGGGGAGGTCTTGGTGCAGGAGGGCCGCCTGAGCCGGGAGCACCTGCGGGAAGCTTTGGAGGTGCAAAAGCGCCTCCCCAAGGCCAAGCCTTTAGGGGAAATCCTGGTGGAGCTAGGCCTAGTCCGCCCAGAGGACGTGGAGGAAGCCCTGAAGAAGCAGCGCCAAGGGGGAGGCCGCCTCGAGGACACCTTGGTCCAGTCGGGCAAGCTCAAGCCCGAGGCCTTGGCCCAGGCGGTGGCTACCCAACTGGGTTATTCCTACATCGACCCCCAGGAGAACCCCCCCGACCCCGGCGCTGTCCTCCTTATCCCCGAGGACCTGGCCCGGCGCTACGGCGTCTTCCCCCACCACCTGGAGGGCAAAACCTTGGTCCTCCTCATGAAAGACCCCCGCAACATCCTGGCCCTGGACGACGTGCGCCTGGCCCTGAAGCGCAAGGGCCTGGGCTACGAGGTGGTCCCGGCGGTGGCCACCGAGGCGGCCATCACCAAGCTCATCGAGCGCTTCTACGGCAAGGAGGAGTTGGGGGAGCTGGCCAAGGAGCTTTCCAAGGGGTACCAGTCCGAGGAGGAAACCCTCACCGCCGAGCTGGACGAAAGCGCCGCCCAGCGCTTCGTCAAGCAGGTGATGCGGGAAGCCTACCTCCAAGATGCCTCCGACATCCACATCGAACCCCGCCAGTCCGACGTGCTGGTGCGCCTACGGATTGACGGCACCCTACGCCAGTACACCACGCTGCCCAAGGGAGCGTTAGGCCCTGTGATTAGCGTCATCAAGATCATGGGCGGCCTCAACATCGCAGAAAAGCGCCTCCCCCAGGACGGCCGGGTGCGCTACCGGGAAGGGGCCATCGACGTGGACCTACGGCTTTCCACCCTGCCCACGGTTTACGGGGAGAAGGCGGTGATGCGCCTTTTGAAAAAGGCGGCGGACATCCCCGAGATTGAGCAACTAGGCTTCGCCCCTGGGGTTTTTGAGCGCTTCCAGGAGGTGATCTCCAAGCCCTACGGCATCTTTCTCATCACCGGCCCCACGGGAAGCGGCAAGAGCTTTACCACCTTTTCCATCCTGAAGCGCATCGCCACCCCCGACAAGAACACCCAGACCATTGAAGACCCGGTAGAGTACGAGATCCCGGGCATCAACCAGACCCAGGTGAACCCCCAGGCCGGGCTCACCTTCGCCCGGGCCCTGCGCGCCTTCTTGCGCCAGGACCCGGACATCATCATGGTGGGGGAGATCCGCGACTCGGAAACGGCCAAGATCGCCACCGAGGCCGCCCTCACCGGCCACCTGGTCATCGCCACCCTCCACACCAACGACGCCGCCCAGGCCATCACCCGGCTGGACGAGATGGGGGTGGAGCTCTTCAACATCTCCGCCGCCTTAATCGGCGTTCTTTCCCAACGCCTGGTGCGCAGGATCTGCGACCACTGCAAGGTGGAGGTGAAGCCCGACCCCGAGGTGCTCCGTCGGCTGGGCATCCCGGAGGAGGAGATGCAGGGGGTAAAGCTTTTTAAGGGCACCGGGTGCGAGCGTTGCGGGGGCACGGGGTACAAGGGGCGCTACGCCATCCACGAGCTTTTGGTGGTGGACGACGATATCCGCCACGCCATCGTGGCGGGCAAGTCGGCCACGGAGATCAAGGAGATCGCCCGCAAGAAGGGCATGAAGACCTTGCGGGAAGACGGCGTTTACAAAGCCCTCCAGGGGATTACCACCCTCGAGGAGGTCCTGGCGCGTACCA
The Thermus sp. LT1-2-5 genome window above contains:
- a CDS encoding M20/M25/M40 family metallo-hydrolase, with product MDPVRHLLELAPLAGEAARGEYVARHLPGAQRDGLGNVWAGEGGILLLAHLDTVLPPVPPRRVGERLYGPGVGDNSAGVAVLLSLPPLPGVVRGFTVGEEGLGNLKGARALVAALRPEVVVAVDGYLPGVVDQALGSVRLRVRLVGPGGHAWGDRGSPNPVFALAEALAGLPPLVAGLEASLNASGLKGGEAVNAIPKEAEVLLEVRSPDSLVLQSVAQKVQTLVAEAARRHRVELSWEELGQRPAGATATLGLLRAAEEALAAIGERPLFQPGSTDASAAIEQGIPALALGVYRGGGAHTREEWVLPQSLWEGRTVLLAFLKALGVG
- a CDS encoding response regulator transcription factor; the protein is MIRVLLADDHALFRQGLKSLLEAEGDFRVVGEAKDGWEALRHALEAKPDVILMDIQMPGLDGVQATQAILKEWPEAKVIMLTMYRQDAYVFEAVKAGARGYLLKDTDAQELIGAIRRVHAGEVLLDAELAGRIIQDFRAKKEAQAPLHAELSEREVQILKLVAQGYTNLEIAAELGLSEKTVRNRLSEIFQKLHLNNRTQAALYAIREGLAQPEPEE
- a CDS encoding methyltransferase domain-containing protein; amino-acid sequence: MRVRVEKLVPGGFGLARTEEGAVLVKGALPGEVVQGRPVRRKGALFLEDVELLEPHPERYPHPLPPSADLPLAYEAQLPLKQALVQDALERIAKLQAPLLPIHPSPRALGYRTAAQYARHPLGGLAYRLPESHALYPLEEDPLVAEPLAWAFQLLRTWPLPVEEVVLRGSLLEGKVLLGLIGGSLEALKRPAKALVKEGFAGVVFGEPSPKGRFRGRVTPLHGERTLLERFGPLTATVSVESFSQVNPLAAGDLLAEAGGLVQGGKRALELYAGSGLLSLLLAPRYGEVVAVEVSKEAVRRGEADRKRLGVENLRFHRGDVREATRFGRFDLVVVDPPRAGLTPEVRAYLLESRPREILYLACDPATWARDVGALAQGGYRLAFVRPYDFFPFTHHVEVLSLLQLG
- a CDS encoding M23 family metallopeptidase; protein product: MLRFLPLAFLFLVAWAQTHTVAPGETLYGIARRYGTTVEALTRLNGLKDPNRIRVGQVLWVGGQEAFLPRGRAFFWPPVQGRAFGLRVKGYARGEAEFLGVRYPLVPGPRGLWGLLAVGALAAPGKYPLRLRLEGEEALLTLAVLPGEYGQETLALSPGLKALLQDPEAKAERKRVVAACPREGPLLAGAFLFPMAGARVTSPFGTRRRYGDLFTSYHEGLDLVAPLGTPVRAVAEGVVVLSQRLGVRGEAVVLAHGMGLCTGYWHLAERRVREGERVRAGQVLGLLGSTGLSTGPHLHLEVRLQGVPVDPAPFFQGLPLP
- the aroQ gene encoding type II 3-dehydroquinate dehydratase — its product is MVLILNGPNLNLLGMREPEIYGRTTLEELEALCEAWGAELGLGVAFRQSNYEGQLIDWVQQAHREGFLAIVLNPGALTHYSYALLDALRAQPLPVVEVHLTNLHAREPFRQHSVTAGACRGIISGFGPLSYKLALTYLAEVLEVG
- the crcB gene encoding fluoride efflux transporter CrcB, which encodes MERYLLVALGGALGSALRYGLGAYVQGLLGPGFPYSTLFVNALGSFLIGAVIRLSLEGAISPEARLFLAVGVLGGFTTFSTFSYETLALLQEGEVGQALAYVGLNLFLGFALVYGGYRLAGLL
- the ribH gene encoding 6,7-dimethyl-8-ribityllumazine synthase, whose amino-acid sequence is MQAKTFSPILTAQGVRLAIAVGRFNERVTKLLLEGALEAYARLGGDPAQVLVAWVPGSFELPLVAKRLAQRPDVDAVVALGAVIRGETPHFEYVAAQAASGLMQAMLQTEKPIVFGVLTTNTPEEAQERAGGKAGNKGAEAVFTAIEMARLLEAISR
- a CDS encoding DUF4395 domain-containing protein, which translates into the protein MKTDRNQLRFNQALLVLLLPLAALGDWPWLVYALFLLMASQHTPYDLMVALKRLLRVPPKLVEEDPRPHRFARTLGAVFLGLASLSLLLGLKGVGYALALVVALLAFVNLAFGFCLGCFLYLHLRYARALLTGK
- the pgeF gene encoding peptidoglycan editing factor PgeF, with product MVPLLTTPLPTPHGFTTRLGGVSQGPFAQLNLSPATGDDPKRVAENQRRVLAAFGHPPVAALKQVHGTAVHLVAGPGVWEGDGLLTTTPGLLLRVGVADCYPLLLYHPEGAVAALHAGWRGVVGGILPKALALLADLGLDPREAHLALGPGIGGCCYQVGEEVAEAFLEAGLPTFRKDESTPGKYLLDLEKAILLQAQRGGISEKRIYRVGLCTFCSPALFSHRRDRGHTGRMWGLVMLSR
- a CDS encoding YqeG family HAD IIIA-type phosphatase, producing the protein MLFPREVLPSLLHLTPAWLEKRGLKGVILDLDNTLLPYGEEELPPELERWLAALRVAVPIYLLSNALPERFARIQRRLGLPGHAAALKPWLGFRKALRALGLPAREVAVVGDQVFTDVLGGNLVGAYTVLVPPLREKDFFYTRFIRMLETPFRRPWGGNP
- the pilB gene encoding type IV pilus assembly ATPase PilB, encoding MSVLTIGDKRLGAILLDAGLLTDEELQLALEKHREVGGSLAEVIVESGLLSERRIAQAIEDHFGIPLVELHELEIPPKVKALLPAEKAKELGAIPFALDEEAGVVRVAFVNPLDTLALEEVEDLTGLVVEPYQTTKSAFQYALAKNYPELDLPLPPPPSGPSQGELRLGEILMQKGLIDRETLEEALVEQEKTGDLLGRILVQKGLPEEDLYRALAEQKGLELLPSTEGLTPDPAATALLLRSDALRFSAVPVSLREGKVEVILADPRHKEAVEELLGRPARFYLTLPKAWEALFHRAYPEKGRLGEVLVQEGRLSREHLREALEVQKRLPKAKPLGEILVELGLVRPEDVEEALKKQRQGGGRLEDTLVQSGKLKPEALAQAVATQLGYSYIDPQENPPDPGAVLLIPEDLARRYGVFPHHLEGKTLVLLMKDPRNILALDDVRLALKRKGLGYEVVPAVATEAAITKLIERFYGKEELGELAKELSKGYQSEEETLTAELDESAAQRFVKQVMREAYLQDASDIHIEPRQSDVLVRLRIDGTLRQYTTLPKGALGPVISVIKIMGGLNIAEKRLPQDGRVRYREGAIDVDLRLSTLPTVYGEKAVMRLLKKAADIPEIEQLGFAPGVFERFQEVISKPYGIFLITGPTGSGKSFTTFSILKRIATPDKNTQTIEDPVEYEIPGINQTQVNPQAGLTFARALRAFLRQDPDIIMVGEIRDSETAKIATEAALTGHLVIATLHTNDAAQAITRLDEMGVELFNISAALIGVLSQRLVRRICDHCKVEVKPDPEVLRRLGIPEEEMQGVKLFKGTGCERCGGTGYKGRYAIHELLVVDDDIRHAIVAGKSATEIKEIARKKGMKTLREDGVYKALQGITTLEEVLARTIE